The following proteins are co-located in the Cupriavidus pauculus genome:
- the ccsB gene encoding c-type cytochrome biogenesis protein CcsB yields the protein MSSNLHHADPGLTPRQSAAPDEGAGAALEADFLEPSFLRRLGWVDWLFAVLLAVGAGFALMQYGHWMNGYDKAVLIAAVPTFALLGWHWKAVRPLMAGIAVLSLFAIQLYQGSLARADQAFFLKYFLSSQSAILWMSALVFLSTLFHWVGFASKSDTGSSIGSKLCWAAVVLGFTGLMVRWYESYLIGADIGHIPISNLYEVFVLFTLITSLFYLYYERRYATRAMGPFVMLVVSAAVGFLLWYTVSRNAQEIQPLVPALQSWWMKIHVPANFIGYGTFALAAMVSVAYLLKQRGILAERLPSLELLDDVMYKAIAVGFAFFTIATILGALWAAEAWGGYWSWDPKETWALIVWLNYAAWLHMRLMKGLRGTVAAWWALVGLLVTTFAFLGVNMFLSGLHSYGEL from the coding sequence ATGTCCTCCAATCTCCATCACGCCGATCCCGGCCTGACGCCGCGACAATCCGCCGCACCTGACGAAGGCGCCGGCGCGGCCCTGGAAGCCGACTTCCTGGAACCGTCGTTCCTGCGCCGGCTGGGCTGGGTGGACTGGCTGTTTGCCGTGCTGCTGGCCGTGGGCGCCGGGTTTGCGCTGATGCAGTACGGTCACTGGATGAACGGCTACGACAAGGCGGTGCTGATTGCCGCCGTGCCGACGTTCGCGCTGCTCGGCTGGCACTGGAAGGCGGTGCGGCCGCTGATGGCGGGCATCGCGGTGCTGTCGCTGTTCGCCATCCAGTTGTACCAGGGCAGCCTGGCGCGCGCCGACCAGGCGTTCTTCCTCAAGTACTTCCTGTCGAGCCAGTCGGCCATCCTGTGGATGAGCGCGCTGGTGTTCCTGTCGACGCTGTTCCACTGGGTCGGGTTTGCGTCGAAGTCCGATACGGGCTCCAGCATCGGCAGCAAGCTGTGCTGGGCGGCCGTGGTGCTCGGTTTCACCGGCCTGATGGTGCGCTGGTACGAGTCGTACCTGATTGGCGCCGACATCGGGCACATCCCCATCTCGAATCTCTACGAGGTCTTCGTCCTCTTCACGCTGATCACGTCGCTGTTCTACCTCTACTACGAGCGCCGCTATGCCACGCGGGCGATGGGGCCGTTCGTGATGCTGGTGGTGTCGGCGGCCGTTGGCTTCCTGCTCTGGTACACGGTCAGCCGCAACGCGCAGGAGATCCAGCCGCTGGTACCGGCGCTGCAAAGCTGGTGGATGAAGATCCACGTGCCGGCGAACTTCATCGGCTACGGCACGTTTGCGCTGGCGGCGATGGTGTCGGTGGCGTACCTGCTCAAGCAGCGGGGCATCCTGGCCGAACGCCTGCCGTCGCTGGAGCTGCTCGACGATGTGATGTACAAGGCCATCGCGGTGGGTTTTGCGTTCTTCACGATCGCCACGATCCTGGGGGCGCTGTGGGCGGCCGAGGCGTGGGGCGGCTACTGGAGTTGGGACCCGAAGGAAACCTGGGCGCTGATCGTCTGGCTGAACTATGCAGCGTGGCTGCACATGCGGCTGATGAAGGGGCTGCGAGGCACGGTGGCGGCGTGGTGGGCGCTGGTGGGCCTGCTGGTGACGACCTTCGCGTTCCTCGGCGTCAACATGTTCCTGTCCGGCCTGCATAGCTACGGCGAACTCTGA
- a CDS encoding c-type cytochrome — MNRIAKLLGVMALAVPLGAMTGLASAAEQAQAAKADPAKGETLYTQGVPDRNVPACFSCHGTAGNSTAAVNPKLAGQQPEYTHKQLADFKAKTRDNPIMSLYAQALSDQDMKDIGAYLGKQQLKPATAKNKTTIEDGQKIYRAGIAAKGVPACAACHGPTGAGIPSQYPRIGGQYSEYTEAQLVAFRQGTRKNNSVMSTIAARMSDAEIKAVADYVAGVR; from the coding sequence ATGAACCGCATTGCGAAACTTCTGGGTGTCATGGCGCTGGCCGTTCCGCTGGGGGCAATGACAGGGCTGGCATCTGCCGCAGAGCAGGCCCAGGCCGCCAAGGCGGATCCCGCCAAGGGCGAGACGCTCTATACGCAGGGTGTTCCCGATCGCAATGTTCCCGCATGTTTCTCCTGCCACGGCACGGCCGGCAACAGCACCGCCGCCGTCAATCCCAAGCTGGCGGGCCAGCAGCCCGAGTACACGCACAAGCAGCTTGCCGATTTCAAGGCCAAGACCCGTGACAACCCCATCATGTCGCTGTACGCCCAGGCACTGAGCGATCAGGACATGAAGGACATCGGCGCCTACCTGGGCAAGCAGCAGCTCAAGCCTGCCACGGCCAAGAACAAGACGACGATCGAGGACGGCCAGAAGATCTACCGCGCGGGTATCGCCGCCAAGGGCGTGCCGGCCTGCGCGGCCTGCCACGGCCCCACCGGCGCCGGCATCCCGTCCCAGTATCCGCGTATTGGAGGCCAGTATTCCGAGTACACCGAAGCGCAACTGGTGGCGTTCCGCCAGGGCACCCGCAAGAACAATTCGGTCATGAGCACGATTGCCGCTAGGATGTCGGATGCCGAGATCAAGGCGGTGGCGGATTACGTCGCCGGCGTCCGCTAA
- the lptM gene encoding LPS translocon maturation chaperone LptM, with the protein MLRRAAIVSAFAALLAIPLAGCGIRGPLYMPRVPPAPTPPTVPDPGLGQPGATPPATTPMGEPATSAPVRTEPAKNSSAPSAR; encoded by the coding sequence ATGCTGCGTCGTGCTGCGATTGTATCGGCGTTTGCCGCCCTGCTCGCGATACCCCTGGCCGGGTGCGGCATTCGTGGCCCGCTGTACATGCCGCGCGTGCCGCCGGCCCCCACGCCGCCCACCGTGCCCGACCCTGGCCTGGGCCAGCCCGGCGCCACGCCGCCGGCCACCACGCCCATGGGCGAGCCGGCCACGTCCGCGCCGGTGCGCACCGAACCCGCCAAGAACAGCTCCGCCCCCTCGGCACGTTGA
- a CDS encoding COG4315 family predicted lipoprotein has translation MTNRHTAVSALRPFALAVGAAAVLLAGCSGMGMGGSGAGNMPPTVKVTNGVLTDPQGLTLYTFDRDTANSGKSACNGMCATNWPPLLAEPGRTASGSYSIITRDDGARQYAYKGMPLYRFAKDAKPGDKTGDNLNNVWHVAKP, from the coding sequence ATGACCAATCGTCACACTGCTGTATCCGCGCTGCGTCCGTTTGCCCTGGCCGTGGGAGCCGCCGCCGTGTTGCTGGCCGGCTGCTCCGGGATGGGCATGGGCGGGTCCGGCGCGGGCAACATGCCGCCGACGGTGAAGGTGACCAACGGCGTGCTGACCGATCCGCAGGGCCTGACGCTCTACACGTTCGACCGCGACACCGCCAATAGCGGCAAGAGCGCCTGCAACGGCATGTGCGCCACCAACTGGCCGCCGCTGCTGGCCGAGCCGGGCCGCACCGCATCGGGCAGCTACTCGATCATCACGCGCGACGACGGCGCGCGCCAGTACGCGTACAAGGGCATGCCGCTGTACCGCTTTGCCAAGGACGCCAAGCCGGGCGACAAGACCGGCGACAACCTCAACAACGTCTGGCACGTCGCCAAGCCCTGA
- the msrQ gene encoding protein-methionine-sulfoxide reductase heme-binding subunit MsrQ: protein MAERDLQAAARARAASDGGRPAGGLAMLAPARVRAVKVVVWIVALLPFLRLLYLGATSQFGANPLEFVTRSTGTWTLVMLCVTLSVTPLRRLTGWPWLLRLRRMLGLFTFFYALQHFLLWLAVDRGFDVAYMIQDIGKRPFITMGFAAFVLMVPLAATSFNAAIRWLGGKRWQALHRSIYAIAVLAILHYWWHKAGKNDFGEVSIYAAVVFVLLAMRVWWWARKPKLPKAQAVAR from the coding sequence ATGGCCGAGCGCGACCTGCAGGCCGCGGCGCGGGCCCGGGCGGCATCGGACGGCGGGCGCCCGGCGGGCGGGCTGGCGATGCTGGCCCCGGCGCGCGTGCGCGCGGTGAAGGTCGTGGTCTGGATCGTGGCGCTGCTGCCGTTCCTGCGGTTGCTGTACCTGGGCGCCACGTCGCAATTCGGCGCCAATCCGCTGGAATTCGTGACGCGCTCGACCGGCACCTGGACGCTGGTGATGCTCTGCGTGACGCTGTCGGTCACGCCGCTGCGCCGGCTCACCGGCTGGCCGTGGCTGCTGCGGCTGCGCCGCATGCTGGGCCTGTTCACGTTCTTCTACGCCTTGCAGCACTTCCTGCTCTGGCTGGCCGTCGACCGCGGGTTCGACGTCGCCTACATGATCCAGGACATCGGCAAACGGCCATTTATCACGATGGGCTTCGCGGCCTTCGTGCTGATGGTGCCGCTGGCGGCCACGTCGTTCAATGCGGCCATCCGCTGGCTGGGCGGCAAGCGCTGGCAGGCGCTGCACCGGTCGATCTATGCAATCGCCGTGCTGGCCATCCTTCATTACTGGTGGCACAAGGCCGGCAAGAACGATTTCGGCGAGGTGTCGATCTACGCGGCCGTCGTGTTCGTGCTGCTGGCCATGCGGGTGTGGTGGTGGGCGCGCAAGCCGAAGCTGCCGAAGGCGCAGGCCGTGGCACGATGA
- a CDS encoding cytochrome c biogenesis protein ResB, with translation MSTPSTSGLHLKTQHRVLRDGVELLSSMRFAITLLTVIAIASIIGTVLKQNEPYPNYVNQFGPFWADLFHALSLQKVYSSWWFLLILGFLVVSTSLCIARNAPKMIVDMRSWKDHVRERSLRAFHHRGEFDAPRPRAEAAARLGALLRNRGYRVKPVAHDGATLLAAKAGAANKLGYILAHTAIVVICVGGLLDGDMLIRAQMWFGGKSPISGNAIISEIPAKHRLSASNPGFRGNAFVPEGATVSTAILNVADGALVQDLPFSITLKKFTVDYYSTGMPKLFASDVVVTDRATGKQTAATIKVNEPLIVDGVAIYQSSFEDGGSRLKFVGYPMAGSTHATFPLAGTVGGNVQLTGTGTAADQESLTVEFSDFRQINVETVTDASGKADVRGVARKSTLEQHLGAAASLDKDKDLRNVGPSVQYKLRDRNGQAREFNNYMLPVQLDGQTLFLAGMRESPSEPFRYLRIPADDQMSVADWMRLRAALQSSAMRGEAARRFALVSMPGADKETLRHQLAESALRAMDLFAGATRAAPDAPPGGFTAIAAFLEKSVPQAEQQKAADVLLKILNGSMWELWQLAREQDKLPAVPNDAKSGQFLQQSINALSDSFFYAAPVFLQLDDFQKVNASVFQMTRAPGKNIVYLGCLLLVLGVFAMFYIRERRVWIWIKDRQPGDLDHSAGSHVLMAMSTQRRTMDFEKEFVTLRDDVGRAVGAEVTAVPASGPAPMTPDAPRSGPSGADDRPGPSL, from the coding sequence ATGTCCACCCCTTCCACTTCGGGCCTGCACCTGAAGACCCAACACCGCGTGCTGCGAGACGGCGTCGAGCTGTTGTCCTCGATGCGCTTCGCCATCACGCTGCTGACGGTGATTGCCATCGCAAGCATCATCGGCACGGTACTGAAGCAGAACGAACCGTACCCGAACTACGTGAACCAGTTCGGGCCGTTCTGGGCGGACCTGTTCCACGCGCTGTCGCTGCAGAAGGTGTACAGCTCCTGGTGGTTCCTGCTGATCCTCGGCTTTCTGGTCGTGTCGACGTCGCTGTGTATCGCGCGCAACGCGCCGAAGATGATCGTCGACATGCGCTCGTGGAAAGACCACGTGCGCGAGCGCAGCCTGCGGGCGTTCCACCACCGGGGCGAGTTCGATGCCCCGCGCCCCCGTGCCGAGGCCGCCGCGCGGCTGGGCGCGCTGCTGCGCAACCGCGGCTACCGCGTCAAGCCCGTGGCGCACGACGGCGCCACGCTGCTGGCGGCCAAGGCCGGCGCGGCCAACAAGCTTGGCTACATCCTCGCGCACACGGCCATCGTCGTGATCTGCGTGGGCGGCCTGCTGGACGGCGACATGCTGATCCGCGCCCAGATGTGGTTCGGCGGCAAGTCCCCCATCTCGGGCAACGCCATCATCAGCGAGATCCCGGCCAAGCACCGGCTGTCGGCGTCGAACCCGGGCTTCCGCGGCAATGCATTCGTGCCGGAGGGCGCCACCGTGTCGACGGCCATCCTCAATGTCGCCGACGGCGCGCTGGTGCAAGACCTGCCGTTCTCGATCACGCTCAAGAAGTTCACGGTCGACTACTACTCCACCGGCATGCCCAAGCTGTTCGCGTCCGACGTGGTGGTGACGGACCGCGCGACCGGCAAGCAGACCGCGGCGACGATCAAGGTCAACGAGCCGCTGATCGTCGACGGCGTGGCGATCTACCAGTCCAGCTTCGAGGACGGCGGGTCGCGGCTCAAGTTCGTCGGCTATCCGATGGCGGGCAGCACGCACGCCACGTTCCCGCTGGCCGGCACGGTAGGCGGCAACGTCCAGCTGACCGGCACGGGCACCGCGGCCGACCAGGAAAGCCTGACCGTCGAGTTCAGCGACTTCCGCCAGATCAACGTCGAGACCGTGACCGATGCGTCGGGCAAGGCCGACGTGCGCGGCGTGGCGCGCAAGTCCACGCTGGAGCAGCACCTGGGCGCCGCCGCCAGCCTGGACAAGGACAAGGACCTGCGCAACGTCGGGCCGTCGGTCCAGTACAAGCTGCGCGACCGCAACGGCCAGGCGCGCGAGTTCAACAACTACATGCTGCCGGTGCAGCTCGACGGTCAGACGCTGTTCCTGGCTGGCATGCGCGAGTCACCGAGCGAGCCGTTCCGCTACCTCCGCATCCCGGCCGACGACCAGATGAGCGTGGCCGACTGGATGCGCCTGCGCGCCGCGCTGCAGTCCAGCGCGATGCGGGGCGAGGCGGCCCGGCGCTTTGCGCTGGTGTCGATGCCCGGCGCGGACAAGGAAACGCTGCGCCACCAGCTTGCCGAGAGCGCGCTGCGCGCGATGGACCTGTTTGCCGGCGCCACGCGCGCCGCGCCGGACGCGCCGCCGGGTGGCTTCACGGCCATCGCCGCCTTCCTGGAGAAATCGGTCCCGCAGGCCGAGCAGCAGAAGGCCGCCGACGTGCTGCTGAAGATTCTCAATGGTTCGATGTGGGAACTGTGGCAGCTGGCGCGCGAGCAGGACAAGCTGCCGGCCGTGCCGAACGACGCCAAGAGCGGCCAGTTCCTGCAGCAGTCGATCAACGCGCTGTCAGACAGTTTTTTCTACGCCGCGCCGGTGTTCCTGCAGCTCGACGACTTCCAGAAGGTCAACGCCAGCGTGTTCCAGATGACCCGTGCGCCGGGCAAGAACATCGTGTATCTTGGCTGCCTGCTGCTGGTCCTGGGCGTGTTCGCGATGTTCTATATCCGCGAGCGGCGCGTCTGGATCTGGATCAAGGACAGGCAGCCCGGCGACCTCGACCATTCGGCGGGCAGCCATGTCCTGATGGCGATGTCCACCCAGCGCCGCACGATGGATTTCGAAAAGGAATTCGTCACCTTGCGTGACGACGTGGGGCGCGCCGTCGGGGCCGAAGTGACGGCGGTGCCAGCCAGCGGCCCGGCGCCGATGACGCCGGACGCACCGCGATCCGGGCCATCAGGCGCCGATGATAGGCCGGGGCCCTCGCTATAG
- the lysA gene encoding diaminopimelate decarboxylase — translation MNDFFHRRQDGALTVEQVPLARIAADFGTPTFVYSRAALTTAYNAYAAACQGRNAHVQYAVKANSNLAVLQVFARLGAGFDIVSGGELLRVLAAGGDPRKVVFSGVAKSEADMALALEHDVRGFNVESIPELDRLNAVAGRLGKRARVSLRINPDVDAKTHPYISTGLKGNKFGVAFEDVLPTYRAAAALPHLEVAGIDCHIGSQITEVAPYLEALDKVLDVVEQLEAEGIRLAHIDVGGGLGITYDDETPPDITGFATTLIDRVAARGHGHREVLFEPGRSLVGNAGVLLTRVEFLKPGAAKNFCIVDAAMNDLARPAMYEAYHRIEPVAPRADAPATYDVVGPVCESGDWLGRERALAVQPGDLLAVMSAGAYGFVMSSNYNTRGRAAEVMVDGDAVHLVRERELPADLFRSERLLND, via the coding sequence ATGAATGATTTTTTCCATCGCCGGCAAGACGGCGCCCTGACCGTCGAACAGGTACCGCTGGCGCGCATCGCCGCCGACTTCGGCACGCCCACCTTCGTCTACTCGCGCGCGGCCCTGACCACCGCGTACAACGCCTACGCGGCCGCCTGCCAGGGCCGCAACGCCCACGTGCAGTACGCGGTCAAGGCCAATTCGAACCTGGCGGTGCTGCAGGTGTTTGCCCGGCTGGGCGCGGGCTTCGACATCGTGTCGGGCGGCGAACTGCTGCGCGTGCTGGCCGCCGGCGGCGATCCGCGCAAGGTCGTGTTCTCGGGCGTCGCCAAGAGCGAGGCCGACATGGCGCTGGCGCTGGAGCACGACGTGCGCGGCTTCAACGTCGAGTCGATTCCCGAGCTGGACCGCCTGAACGCCGTGGCCGGCCGGCTGGGCAAGCGCGCGCGCGTGTCGCTGCGCATCAACCCGGACGTCGACGCCAAGACCCACCCGTACATCTCCACGGGGCTCAAGGGCAACAAGTTCGGCGTGGCGTTCGAGGACGTGCTGCCGACCTACCGCGCCGCCGCCGCGCTGCCGCACCTGGAAGTGGCCGGCATCGACTGCCATATCGGCTCGCAGATCACCGAGGTGGCGCCGTACCTGGAAGCGCTGGACAAGGTGCTGGACGTGGTGGAGCAGCTGGAAGCCGAAGGCATCCGTCTGGCGCACATCGACGTGGGCGGCGGGCTGGGCATTACCTATGACGACGAGACGCCGCCGGACATCACCGGCTTCGCCACCACGCTGATCGACCGCGTGGCCGCGCGGGGCCACGGCCACCGCGAGGTGCTGTTCGAGCCGGGCCGGTCGCTGGTGGGCAACGCCGGCGTGCTGCTGACGCGCGTGGAATTCCTGAAGCCGGGCGCGGCCAAGAACTTCTGCATCGTCGATGCCGCGATGAACGACCTGGCGCGTCCGGCCATGTACGAGGCGTACCACCGCATCGAGCCCGTGGCGCCGCGCGCCGACGCGCCAGCCACGTACGACGTGGTGGGGCCGGTCTGCGAATCGGGCGACTGGCTGGGCCGCGAGCGCGCGCTGGCGGTGCAGCCGGGCGACCTGCTGGCCGTGATGTCGGCCGGCGCCTATGGCTTTGTGATGAGCTCGAACTACAACACGCGCGGCCGCGCGGCCGAAGTGATGGTCGATGGCGACGCCGTGCACCTCGTGCGCGAGCGCGAACTGCCGGCCGACCTGTTCCGCAGCGAGCGCCTGCTGAACGACTGA
- the msrP gene encoding protein-methionine-sulfoxide reductase catalytic subunit MsrP — protein sequence MLIPSPKWLRGDDIAASEITPQSLYLSRRRLLALGGAAAATGLASPWFARQAFAQEAPGKLAKLPGTLNSAYAVTEKRTPYADVTTYNNFYEFGTDKADPARHAGTLRPRPWQVAVEGLVKHPKVYDLDELLKLAPMEERVYRLRCVEGWSMVIPWTGYPLAELIRRVEPQPGAKFVQFITLADKKQMPGLSSGVLDWPYSEGLRMDEAMHSLALLTFGLYGEVLPNQNGAPVRMVLPWKYGFKSAKSIVKIRFLDKQPPTSWNLAAPSEYGFYSNVNPDVDHPRWSQATERRIGEDKGGGGFAALFAPKRKTLPFNGYAAQVASLYQGMDLRKNF from the coding sequence ATGCTGATCCCTTCCCCCAAATGGCTGCGCGGTGACGATATCGCCGCCTCGGAAATCACGCCCCAGTCGCTCTACCTGTCGCGCCGCCGCCTGCTGGCGCTGGGCGGCGCGGCGGCCGCCACGGGCCTGGCGTCGCCCTGGTTCGCGCGGCAGGCGTTTGCGCAGGAAGCGCCGGGCAAGCTGGCCAAGCTGCCGGGCACGCTCAACAGCGCCTATGCCGTGACCGAGAAACGCACGCCGTACGCCGACGTCACCACCTACAACAACTTCTACGAATTCGGCACCGACAAGGCCGATCCGGCACGCCACGCCGGCACGCTGCGGCCCCGGCCGTGGCAGGTGGCCGTGGAGGGGCTGGTCAAGCATCCGAAGGTCTACGACCTCGACGAACTGCTGAAACTGGCGCCGATGGAAGAGCGCGTCTACCGCCTGCGGTGCGTGGAGGGCTGGTCGATGGTGATCCCGTGGACGGGCTATCCGCTGGCCGAGCTGATCCGCCGCGTGGAGCCCCAGCCGGGGGCCAAGTTCGTCCAGTTCATCACGCTGGCGGACAAGAAGCAGATGCCGGGGCTGTCCAGCGGCGTGCTCGACTGGCCGTATAGCGAGGGCCTGCGCATGGACGAGGCGATGCACTCGCTGGCGCTGCTGACCTTCGGCCTGTACGGCGAGGTGCTGCCGAACCAGAACGGCGCGCCGGTGCGCATGGTGCTGCCGTGGAAATACGGCTTCAAGAGCGCCAAGTCGATCGTCAAGATCCGCTTCCTGGACAAGCAGCCGCCCACCAGCTGGAACCTTGCGGCGCCCAGCGAGTACGGCTTCTATTCGAACGTGAACCCCGACGTCGACCACCCGCGCTGGAGCCAGGCCACCGAGCGCCGCATTGGCGAGGACAAGGGCGGCGGCGGGTTTGCCGCGCTGTTCGCGCCCAAGCGCAAGACGCTGCCGTTCAACGGCTACGCGGCCCAGGTGGCGTCGCTGTACCAGGGCATGGACCTGAGGAAGAACTTCTGA
- the cyaY gene encoding iron donor protein CyaY, which translates to MPPLSETEFLVLASAALDKLEADIEAAADAADADVEINRTGNVMELEFEDGSKIIVNSQAPMQELWVAAKAGGFHFRHDGSRWVDTRSGAELYAALSGYMSQQAGTTLAL; encoded by the coding sequence ATGCCCCCCCTTAGCGAGACCGAGTTCCTGGTGCTGGCCAGCGCGGCCCTGGACAAGCTGGAAGCCGACATCGAGGCTGCCGCCGATGCCGCCGACGCCGACGTGGAGATCAACCGCACCGGCAACGTGATGGAACTGGAATTCGAGGACGGCTCCAAGATCATCGTCAACAGCCAGGCGCCGATGCAGGAGCTGTGGGTGGCGGCCAAGGCCGGCGGCTTTCACTTCCGCCACGACGGCAGCCGCTGGGTTGACACGCGCAGCGGCGCCGAACTGTACGCGGCGCTGTCCGGCTACATGAGCCAGCAGGCCGGCACCACGCTGGCACTGTGA
- a CDS encoding penicillin-binding protein 1A translates to MATAQQKPSLPVRRPLWARVMFWVLGLLAAGAVAVALLVGYALVVAAPNLPSLDTITDYRPKIPLRIYTADNVLIGEFGEERRNFVPISEIPDVMKKAVLAIEDDRFYEHGGVDFVGVMRAGLANLRGGLSQGASTITMQVARNFFLSSEKTYTRKIYEMLLAYKIEANLSKDQILELYMNQIYLGQRAYGFTSAARVYFGKSIKDVTPAEAAMLAGLPKAPSAYNPVVNPRRAKVRQEYILQRMRDLRYITPEQYDQAVREELKVRSEGNEFSTHAEYVAEIVRQLMYAQYREETYTRGLTVYTTLNKTDQDAAYEAVRNGIMTYERKHGYRGPEAFIDLPSGAAEREQAIDDALVEHPGSDDLRSAVVTSVSAKQVKATLLSGEVATIEGSALRFIAPSLSANAQPKVKIRPGAIIRVTQDPKDNSWSVTQLPEVAAAFISLNPEDGSIRSMVGGFDFNRNKFNHVTQAWRQPGSSFKPFIYTAALEKGFSPATVINDAPLSIGPDTGGQVWEPKNYDGKFEGPMTMRRALAKSKNLVSVRILRAIGTQYAQDYITRFGFEADKHPAYLPMALGSGSVTPLQMAGAYSVFANGGYRVNPYLIQRVEDSRGKVISETHPQKAGEDAVRVLDARTAFIADSMLREVVRSGTANPAKQRLGRNDMAGKTGTTNDAVDAWFAGYTPKLVAIAWMGYDQPKSLGVRETGGGLALPIWVGYMSKALKGVPESPDRQPPEGVVMAAGDWTLEENAAGAGVASVGLGDPWPGKPEESSRPPQDTEQEKKKILEMFGGA, encoded by the coding sequence ATGGCCACAGCACAACAGAAGCCGTCCCTCCCCGTCCGCCGTCCGTTGTGGGCGCGCGTCATGTTCTGGGTACTTGGGCTGCTTGCTGCCGGCGCCGTCGCCGTGGCGCTGCTGGTTGGCTATGCGCTGGTCGTGGCCGCGCCGAACCTGCCGTCGCTCGACACGATCACCGACTACCGCCCCAAGATCCCGCTGCGCATCTACACCGCCGACAACGTGCTGATCGGCGAGTTTGGCGAGGAGCGCCGCAACTTCGTGCCGATCAGCGAGATTCCCGACGTCATGAAGAAGGCCGTGCTGGCCATCGAGGACGACCGCTTCTACGAGCACGGCGGCGTGGACTTCGTGGGCGTGATGCGGGCCGGCCTGGCCAACCTGCGCGGCGGGCTGTCGCAGGGCGCGTCGACGATCACGATGCAGGTGGCGCGCAACTTCTTCCTGTCCAGCGAGAAGACCTACACGCGCAAGATCTACGAGATGCTGCTGGCGTACAAGATCGAGGCCAACCTGAGCAAGGACCAGATCCTCGAGCTGTACATGAACCAGATCTACCTGGGCCAGCGCGCGTACGGCTTTACCAGCGCCGCGCGCGTCTACTTCGGCAAGTCGATCAAGGACGTGACGCCGGCCGAGGCCGCGATGCTGGCCGGGCTGCCCAAGGCGCCGTCGGCCTACAACCCGGTGGTGAACCCGCGCCGTGCCAAGGTGCGCCAGGAATACATCCTCCAGCGCATGCGCGACTTGCGCTACATCACGCCGGAGCAATACGACCAGGCCGTGCGCGAGGAACTGAAGGTACGCAGCGAAGGCAACGAGTTCTCGACGCATGCCGAGTACGTGGCCGAGATCGTGCGCCAGCTGATGTACGCGCAGTATCGCGAGGAAACCTACACCCGCGGCCTGACGGTCTACACGACGCTGAACAAGACCGACCAGGACGCCGCCTACGAGGCCGTGCGCAACGGCATCATGACCTACGAGCGCAAGCACGGCTACCGCGGGCCGGAGGCGTTCATCGACCTGCCGTCCGGCGCCGCCGAGCGCGAGCAGGCCATCGACGACGCGCTGGTCGAGCATCCGGGCAGCGACGACCTGCGCTCGGCCGTGGTGACCAGCGTGTCGGCCAAGCAGGTCAAGGCGACGCTGCTGTCCGGCGAGGTGGCGACGATCGAGGGCTCGGCGCTGCGCTTCATCGCGCCGTCGCTGTCGGCCAATGCCCAGCCCAAGGTCAAGATCCGGCCGGGCGCGATCATCCGCGTGACGCAGGACCCGAAGGACAACAGCTGGTCGGTCACGCAACTGCCCGAGGTGGCGGCCGCGTTCATTTCGCTGAACCCCGAGGACGGGTCGATCCGCTCGATGGTGGGTGGCTTCGACTTCAACCGCAACAAGTTCAACCATGTGACGCAGGCCTGGCGCCAGCCGGGCTCCAGCTTCAAGCCGTTCATCTACACGGCGGCGCTGGAAAAGGGCTTCTCGCCCGCGACGGTCATCAACGACGCCCCGCTCAGCATCGGCCCCGACACCGGCGGCCAGGTCTGGGAGCCGAAGAACTACGACGGCAAGTTCGAGGGCCCGATGACCATGCGCCGCGCGCTGGCCAAGTCGAAGAACCTGGTCTCGGTGCGCATCCTGCGCGCGATCGGCACCCAGTACGCGCAGGACTACATCACGCGCTTCGGCTTCGAGGCCGACAAGCACCCGGCCTACCTGCCGATGGCGCTGGGCTCGGGCAGCGTCACGCCGCTGCAGATGGCCGGCGCCTATTCGGTGTTCGCCAACGGCGGCTACCGCGTCAATCCGTACTTGATCCAGCGCGTGGAAGACTCGCGCGGCAAGGTTATCTCCGAGACGCATCCGCAGAAGGCCGGCGAGGACGCCGTGCGCGTGCTGGACGCCCGTACCGCCTTCATCGCCGACAGCATGCTGCGCGAGGTGGTGCGCAGCGGCACGGCCAACCCGGCCAAGCAGCGCCTGGGCCGCAACGACATGGCCGGCAAGACCGGTACGACCAACGACGCCGTCGATGCCTGGTTTGCCGGCTACACGCCGAAGCTGGTGGCCATCGCCTGGATGGGCTACGACCAGCCCAAGAGTTTGGGCGTGCGCGAGACCGGTGGCGGCCTGGCCCTGCCGATCTGGGTCGGCTACATGAGCAAGGCGCTCAAGGGCGTGCCGGAGAGCCCGGATCGCCAGCCGCCCGAGGGCGTGGTGATGGCCGCGGGCGACTGGACGCTGGAGGAGAATGCGGCCGGCGCCGGCGTGGCGTCGGTGGGCCTGGGAGACCCGTGGCCCGGCAAGCCCGAGGAAAGCTCGCGCCCGCCGCAGGACACCGAGCAGGAAAAGAAGAAGATCCTGGAAATGTTCGGCGGCGCCTGA